In Thermodesulfovibrionia bacterium, a single window of DNA contains:
- a CDS encoding metal ABC transporter permease, with the protein MMALAAWLWDTACAPFAAFAFMRRALVATLALSLSAAPLGVFLTLRRMSLLGDALSHAVLPGVA; encoded by the coding sequence ATGATGGCGCTCGCCGCCTGGCTGTGGGACACGGCCTGTGCACCGTTTGCCGCATTCGCCTTCATGCGCCGCGCGCTGGTGGCCACGCTCGCGCTGTCGCTCAGCGCTGCGCCGCTGGGGGTGTTTTTAACGCTGCGGCGCATGAGCTTGCTGGGCGACGCGCTCAGCCACGCCGTGCTGCCAGGCGTGGCGA